Proteins encoded within one genomic window of Acidithiobacillus sp. AMEEHan:
- the lptF gene encoding LPS export ABC transporter permease LptF — protein MTTFKSFLWPRERIAARILSSVLSYFLIACAVVLALLAIGQLTQILQQVASGQLPLQVVLQLLGLSIPTLLVTVLPLALFFAVYLVFANLYRYNEMMAIHGAGIGLRKLFWGLLPSLFLLVLLEAGLALWWAPAAQQRLQDESARLAAAAAQALIHPGSFAHLPDGRVIYVGQRAGAKDRYQEIFIDLSQEGVPDHATAAYGEIQINHQGGVSLLLIDGRRYLGQPGQAGYKIWSFARYRVDLAAPRSGGNATSWAALSLPELLTRLGRPDQHAHALAELEWRAFWPLLLPIVALLAIPLAYAEPRRPGRAGGVLLGILLLLGSNNLLVALKENLIQGKISPFPGLFWTWILLAALAFYLFYRRQADLPLLPAWRRGVAS, from the coding sequence ATGACCACATTCAAGTCGTTCCTCTGGCCGCGCGAGCGGATCGCTGCCCGCATCCTGAGTTCGGTGCTGAGTTATTTTCTGATTGCCTGTGCCGTTGTGTTGGCGTTGCTGGCCATTGGGCAACTGACGCAGATCCTGCAACAAGTGGCCTCTGGTCAGCTGCCACTACAGGTGGTCCTGCAGTTGCTGGGTCTGAGTATCCCTACCCTCTTGGTAACGGTTCTTCCTTTAGCGCTGTTCTTTGCCGTCTATCTCGTCTTTGCCAACCTGTATCGTTACAACGAGATGATGGCAATCCATGGTGCCGGCATCGGCTTGCGGAAACTGTTTTGGGGCTTGCTGCCAAGTCTCTTTCTCCTCGTACTACTGGAAGCGGGCCTTGCCTTATGGTGGGCACCAGCTGCGCAGCAGCGTTTACAGGACGAGAGCGCCCGCCTGGCAGCGGCGGCCGCGCAGGCGTTGATTCATCCCGGTAGTTTTGCGCATCTCCCGGACGGTCGAGTGATCTACGTCGGCCAGAGAGCTGGGGCCAAGGATCGCTATCAGGAAATCTTTATCGATCTGTCGCAAGAGGGCGTGCCAGATCATGCGACTGCCGCCTATGGTGAAATTCAGATCAACCATCAGGGAGGTGTCTCGTTGCTGCTGATCGATGGCCGGCGATATCTCGGGCAACCCGGCCAGGCGGGCTACAAGATCTGGAGCTTTGCCCGCTACCGCGTAGATTTGGCGGCGCCCCGGTCGGGGGGTAACGCGACTTCCTGGGCGGCGTTGTCCTTGCCGGAGCTGTTAACGCGACTAGGGCGCCCGGACCAACACGCCCACGCCCTGGCAGAACTCGAGTGGCGCGCCTTCTGGCCATTGCTCCTGCCCATCGTCGCACTGTTGGCCATTCCCCTTGCCTATGCCGAGCCGCGCCGACCTGGCCGGGCCGGGGGGGTGTTGCTGGGGATTCTGCTCCTGCTTGGTTCGAACAATCTCCTGGTGGCCCTGAAGGAAAACTTGATCCAAGGAAAGATTTCCCCCTTCCCGGGCCTGTTCTGGACCTGGATCTTGCTGGCGGCACTGGCTTTTTACCTGTTCTACCGGCGGCAGGCCGACTTACCATTACTGCCAGCCTGGAGGCGTGGGGTTGCATCATGA
- the lptG gene encoding LPS export ABC transporter permease LptG — protein MKRADRLLFRGMLFYSGLVLIILLAMVFVAQLIAKASGPGHGHWSTGLLFRYVALQLPETAYTIIPLALLIGALIWISMLNSHSEITALRMAGWSLARLQRPLLVVALLGAVLMFVLGEWIVPYSSLASELLWANAGTHDFQELGDDGLWLRQGRMLIRIQMVGANGTQLRQIRIYYPQSGMVGIDKQVDAQTASYQHGHWILQGVREYRLEERSVRVLSAADRDWSVQLQPETLRSFAHRTRTMTLQTLWRNDRDLQGGVLAMNRFALAFWQRITYPWVGLIMILLVVPMVVRNPRAGGAYYWIAAGLALGISFHFLTQMSGFISVAGGIPPSLATLTPMALYAALAWYLSKRHG, from the coding sequence ATGAAGCGCGCCGATCGTCTGTTGTTTCGCGGCATGTTGTTCTACAGCGGCCTGGTGCTGATCATACTGCTCGCCATGGTTTTTGTTGCGCAATTGATCGCCAAGGCCTCCGGGCCAGGGCATGGACATTGGAGTACCGGCCTGTTGTTCCGCTACGTGGCCCTGCAGTTACCGGAAACGGCGTACACGATCATTCCTCTGGCGCTGCTTATCGGCGCCCTGATCTGGATCAGTATGTTGAACAGCCATTCCGAGATCACCGCCTTGCGTATGGCCGGCTGGTCTCTTGCACGTTTGCAGCGGCCACTACTGGTTGTTGCACTGCTGGGAGCGGTGTTGATGTTTGTTCTAGGTGAATGGATCGTGCCTTACAGTTCCCTGGCTTCGGAATTGCTTTGGGCCAATGCCGGAACACATGACTTTCAGGAGCTTGGCGATGATGGCCTTTGGCTACGCCAGGGGCGGATGCTCATCCGCATCCAGATGGTAGGGGCCAACGGGACGCAACTGCGGCAGATTCGCATCTATTATCCACAAAGTGGAATGGTGGGTATCGACAAGCAAGTGGATGCCCAGACTGCCAGCTATCAGCATGGACATTGGATTTTGCAGGGCGTTCGGGAATACCGCTTGGAAGAACGATCCGTGCGGGTTCTCAGTGCGGCAGATCGGGATTGGTCCGTACAATTGCAGCCGGAAACCCTGCGCAGTTTTGCCCATCGCACTCGCACCATGACGCTGCAGACGCTGTGGCGCAACGACCGCGATTTGCAAGGTGGCGTGCTGGCCATGAACCGCTTTGCCCTGGCCTTCTGGCAACGGATTACCTATCCCTGGGTGGGGCTGATCATGATTCTGCTGGTGGTACCCATGGTGGTGCGCAATCCGCGGGCGGGCGGGGCATATTATTGGATTGCCGCCGGCTTGGCACTGGGGATCTCGTTTCACTTCTTGACGCAAATGTCCGGCTTCATCAGCGTTGCTGGTGGTATTCCGCCGTCGCTCGCCACGCTCACGCCGATGGCGCTGTATGCAGCGCTCGCCTGGTATCTATCCAAGCGTCACGGCTGA
- a CDS encoding DNA polymerase III subunit chi, with product MSGTANFYQLPAVPLPPLESRRAICRVITKAWQVLGKVDVLAADAELVAAYDDLLWTFHAGVFLPHGQAAQEPVYLFADPQQGRADARALVLLEWPQELPVLDRMKRLIDFIPGAEEERAAARARYLQCKRAGFSIQLFPLEV from the coding sequence ATGAGTGGCACCGCCAACTTCTACCAGCTTCCTGCTGTTCCGCTGCCCCCGCTAGAGAGCCGGCGTGCGATCTGTCGAGTCATTACCAAGGCTTGGCAGGTATTGGGAAAGGTAGATGTGTTGGCGGCAGACGCGGAGCTCGTCGCCGCCTATGACGACCTGCTCTGGACCTTCCATGCGGGCGTCTTTCTGCCGCATGGGCAGGCCGCCCAGGAGCCGGTCTACCTCTTCGCCGATCCCCAGCAAGGGCGTGCCGATGCCCGCGCCTTGGTCCTCCTCGAGTGGCCACAAGAGCTGCCGGTGCTTGACAGAATGAAGCGTCTCATCGACTTTATTCCCGGTGCCGAAGAAGAACGCGCTGCGGCGCGCGCGCGATATCTGCAATGCAAACGAGCCGGATTCAGTATCCAGTTGTTCCCACTGGAAGTTTGA